The DNA segment CGCCGAGGTGAAGACCTCCGGCCAGGGCCCCGTGGCCGGAGGCGGGGCGAGCAGCGCCGCCACCCGGCGGGGGACCGGTCCCGGCGCCGCGAACGCGAGCAGGGGCGGGTCGCCGGCCCGGGAGGCGAGGGCCGCCTTGCCGATGGCGGTGGCGACCGTACGGCGGTCGCCGACCGTGCGGGCCGCCTCCTCGTCCGCCCAGCGCTCCGCCGCGTACGACACCGCCGTGGGCAGGGGCCACAGGAACGGGTTGGCGTGCGCGGCCAGCCGTGCGGCCAGGAGGAACCGGTGGTGGCGGGCGATGAGATGGGCGCGTTCGTGCGCGAACAGGGCGCGGCGTTCGGCGGGGGCCAGGTGGTCCAGGAGGGCGGTGGTGACCACGACCCGGTCGCGGCACGGCCCGGTGCCCGGGAGGGCGTACGCGTACGGGGTGTCGTCGGGCAGGACCGCCACCTCCGTGTCCGGCAGGCCGGCCAGGGCGCGGTGGGCGCGTCGGCGGGTGCGGACGTGCCGCCACAGGGTCCGGGAGCAGGCCAGCAGCACCGCGCACAGGGCCGGGATGGCGGCCTTCCCCACGACCTCGTCGTACGGGACCGCCTCCCGCGCCTCCGGGTCCGACCAGCCGTCCGGCAGCGGGTTGCCGGGCAGGGTCGCGGTGCCGACCACCATCACCAGGCACAGGCACACCGTGCTGCACACCGCCATCACCGCGGCGACCCAGGTCAGCATCCGCGTCGCGGTCCGCGGGTGCAGATGCTGTGCGGCGAGCCGGGCGATCGGCCACGCCGTCAACGGCAGGACGAGCGGCAGGAAGACGAACACCCCCATGAGGCTTCAGTCTTCCCCGTCGCTCCGGGGCTGACCCAGCAGTTCCCTCAGGAGTCGTTCGTCGTCGGGGCCGAGGCCGGTGACGAAGCTGGCCAGGACCGCCTCCCGGTCGCTCTCGGCATCCAGCACCCTGCGCATCCGGTGGGCGGCGAGGCCGGCGTGGTCGGAGGCAGAGGTCCAGGCGAAGGAGCGGCCCGCGCGTTCACGGGTGACCGCGCCCTTCGCGAGCAGCCTGGTGAGGATCGTGACGACCGTCGTATAGGCGAGGTCCTCGCCCAGGCGCTCCTGCACCCAGCCCGCCGTCACCGGACCGTCCGCCTCGCGCAGCGCCGACAGCACCAGTGCCTCCA comes from the Streptomyces sp. KMM 9044 genome and includes:
- a CDS encoding BlaI/MecI/CopY family transcriptional regulator; this encodes MVEHSRRHRRRGQGELEALVLSALREADGPVTAGWVQERLGEDLAYTTVVTILTRLLAKGAVTRERAGRSFAWTSASDHAGLAAHRMRRVLDAESDREAVLASFVTGLGPDDERLLRELLGQPRSDGED
- a CDS encoding M56 family metallopeptidase, translating into MGVFVFLPLVLPLTAWPIARLAAQHLHPRTATRMLTWVAAVMAVCSTVCLCLVMVVGTATLPGNPLPDGWSDPEAREAVPYDEVVGKAAIPALCAVLLACSRTLWRHVRTRRRAHRALAGLPDTEVAVLPDDTPYAYALPGTGPCRDRVVVTTALLDHLAPAERRALFAHERAHLIARHHRFLLAARLAAHANPFLWPLPTAVSYAAERWADEEAARTVGDRRTVATAIGKAALASRAGDPPLLAFAAPGPVPRRVAALLAPPPATGPWPEVFTSAGLAAWGAAAGTAASAMSSANAVVTLFWILRTATPL